The Hevea brasiliensis isolate MT/VB/25A 57/8 chromosome 1, ASM3005281v1, whole genome shotgun sequence DNA segment gccaaccgatatgccaaaggacccactctctccagaacctcatatggtccgataaagcgaggacttagttttccctttctgccaaatctcataatcctcttccaaggggagactttgaggaataccttatcacccactgcatattcaatatcccttctcttcatatcaatataggacttttgacggtctgatgcagccttgagtcgatttctaatcaatatgatcttttcctctatttgctgaacaatttctagcccaatcatctttctttcacctacttcatcccaacataggggagttttgcactttttgccatacaaagcttcatatggaggcatcccaatgcttgattggtagctgttgttataagcaaactcaatcaaaggcaagtgtgtatcccaactaccttcaaactcaataacacaagctcgtagcatatcctcgaaGATCTaaattatcctctcagactggccatctgtctgtgagtggaatgccgtgctgaagttcaatctagttcctagggctctctgaagactaccctagaatctagaagtgaacctaggatctctgtctgatacaatcgatactggcaccccATGCAGTCTCACTCTCTCATCaaggtacagtttggccaatctctccaaactataatccatttggactggcagaaagtgagcagacttggtcagtctgtcaactatgacccatactgcatcatggctcttctgtgtccttgaaagtctcatcacaaaattcatagttattcgttcccatttccactcaggtactggcaatggatgtaataaactagctggtacttgatgttctgccttcacttgctgacaagttaggcatttggagacaaaatcagctacatctcttttcatacccatccaccagtaatgctctttcatccctctgtacattttagctccactggggtgcatagcaaaaggagactcatgtgcttccttcataatgatctgtctcaattccacatcatttgaaatgcacattctgccctgatgtagtagcaaaccatcatctctcatagaaaattcaagtttcttgccctgccggacttcttctagtagcttctgatatttctcatcattctgagcagtcatTTTAATTTGATCTATCAGTACTGGTTTCATTTGCCATGCAATCGCATGCTCCCTCATCACCAACCTCCAAACTGGCATACAATACTttgaactcatgtaccatggacaaaggagaaactttgagacttgccataatcttacgacttaaggcgtcagccactacattagctttccctggctgatagtctattaaacaatcatactctttaatcagttctaaccatctcctttgtctcaaattcaattccttctgggtgcccaagtacttcaagctcttgtgatctgtgtagatataacacttctcaccatataagtagtgtctccagatcttcagagcaaatacaatagctgctagctccaagtcatgtgtcggatagttcctctcatacggttttagctagcgtgatgcataagcaatgacattccgatcttgcatcagtacacagcctaacccattgtgagaagcatcactataaactgtgtattctttacccggggtagataaagtaaggactggagcttcagtcaaacacttcttcaactcattaaaactctgctggcatttatccgtccactaaaatttcacatctttccgaagtagcttggtcagtggagaagccaacatagaaaaccctttcacaaatcgacggtagtatccagctaaactcagaaaactACGGACTTTTgtaatattcctgggcggcttccaattaaagatagcttctattttactggaatctaccttgatcgcttcagctgacacaatatgtcctaagaaagagatttcctttagccaaaattcacatttcgataatttggtatAAATGCTTTCTCCTCAAAGTCAGAGTATAATGCACAAATGTCCGTCATGTTCCTCTGTATTtctaatatatcaaaatgtcatcaataaacaccaccacaaaccggtcgagatatggtccaagatagtgttcatcgatctaTAAAACAAatttggagcattagttaactaatggcattactagaaactcataatggccatatcgaagttacgaaagcaatttttggaatactctgctcttgcactttcaactgataataaccagatcgcaaatcaattttggagaacacagctgcacccttcaactgattaaacaggtcatcaatgcgaggcaatagaTATCcgtttctttattatcaccttattcaatcgCCAGAGTCAATaaataagtggagagtgccatctttcttcttaacaaataatattgGCACTccctggtgacacactaggcgatgaagcccttttcaagtagttcttgcaactgtaccttcaactccttcaattctgctggtgccattttatatggtgttatggaaattggatccacaccaggcataacatcaatctcaaactgcacttctctttcgggaggtaatcttggcaactcatcaggaaacacatctggaaagttacatactgtagggatgtccatcAATGCCGGCTCCCACTTGAGTGTCTAccatatgtgccaagtatgcttcacacccctttttgatcatttttctagcttatatagccgaaatgatgtttgatggcaatagctgcctctccccgtatattaccacatcactgtactgagggagaccaaaagcaactgtcttcagtctacagtcaatcatggcgtgatgcctggctaaccaatccatgcccaagatgatatcctaatctctgaagggcatttcaatgagatcagacagaaaagtatgtccttggatcaccaaaggacaatccctatacattctattgactcgacctttgtcctagtggacttgttactagcacctcaaagtccatttttgtacacggaacagcaatgcaatcaatgatgctagcactcatataggagtgggtagaacccggatcaaataacacaaacacatcttgattaaaagttaagaaggtaccagccacaatatcagatgtctcagcctcttctctccgctctcattgtgtagactcggtTTGGAGCACTACCTTCCTGATCGATTCACTATGCCTTCGCTGCCTGATGGACTACCTCACCNNNNNNNNNNNNNNNNNNNNNNNNNNNNNNNNNNNNNNNNNNNNNNNNNNNNNNNNNNNNNNNNNNNNNNNNNNNNNNNNNNNNNNNNNNNNNNNNNNNNCACTTAGATAACAGTTTCCTAACCTTTAATCTTACTCTCACGCATATCGAGTCCATTTGCATGAAGAGACAGCTTGGAATGAAGCAATAGGTGGAGATAAACTAATATGAAAACAAGCAACGAAACCCAAGAGAAATTGAGAAATAAAAAGTTCATTTAACacctaaataattttttatattaatttatccaGAGATTCAGAGAATCAATATAAAAAGTACTCCATATATAtcagaattaatagattaatagaAACAAACCGCCATTTGGGCAAGGGCGTGCAAACACAGGCTGATGAGGCTTACGAAGATAGCGATTGATATAAGCCAGGCTTTCTTGTTTCTGTTTCTGCCTTTGTCTTGCCTTGTGGTTTTGAAACCAGTAAAACACATTCTTCCCTTCAATGTGACCATAATCTTTGAGTCTGCTCGTTATTTGCTGTATCTGATCAGCTGAAGGTGTCCTTATACCTTGCTTGTATAAGCTTTCGAGCATACTTATCTGCTCTTGAGTTGGGTTCCATCTTGAGTTCACTTGACCTCCACCAGGACCACCCGTGTCCATGTTTTCAGTCTGCATATCTTTTTTTCTATACGGGTTCTCTTCTCTGGATTCAAAGGCAATCAGGGTTTATAAAAGAGAGTTTCTAAAGAAAGAGGGACAGAGATGGTTGCTTTGGGCCTTTGGAATACTTTTTGCATGGCTtttacactctttctttataaggGGTAAAAGGGAAAGATATGCAGAGTCAAAATATagggttgagagagagagagagagagagagagagagagagaagggtttGACATGCGTATTGTTTTTGGTGCAGAGCATCTCTGAAAACATGGCGAGCAGCGGCTAACGGAGGCTTTGGTTTCGTCTTCTTTGGTTCAAAACGAGGAGAAAGCAGAAAGACAAAAGTGACCCTGATACTGTTTGCGTCTTTTATTTGATTTGGCCTATAATGGCAGTAGATTTGTTGCCTAATGGTTTCGTCTCGGGAATGACATAATCCTGAGTGGGAAGGATAGGTTGGCCCATTGAAGGAAAGGAAGGGTAAAAAAGTAATTGAGAACAAAACGACAGCCGGTTGGGTTGTAAGGTTGTAGGTAAGGCCTAGGCCTTGGGAATTGAAGTGAGAAGCTGATGGATTTGCAgatactaatatatatatatatatatatatatgtatatataatgaaGTATTGAAACGTCTAGGTTTGGGTGTTTTTGGTTGTGTTCGTGTGTGAGCTACTGAGTGAGTTGTGAAGCGAAGAAGCTGGTGGGAGTTGGGGTTTTTATCTTTTGTGGCCTTTCCTTTGGGGTAAGTCAAGTGACTGAGTGAGCTGAGAAGTGAAGAAGCTGGTGGGAGTTGGGGTTTTTTTATCTTTTATGGCCTTTCCTTTGGGGTAAGTCAAGTGACCAATGAAACCTTGGACATGGTTGTCATCATCATGAATATGTGTGTGTAAGATCTACTTTCTAAAATTCGagagaaaatattttttgaatttttcattaaGAGATCTTCACTAcgttaaaactaaaatttaaaatatagagaTCATATACCTATTTTGAGATTGTTCGCAAGAAAAGAAAAAGTCTACCTCTAGCTGCATAGTCCATTAATTATTATCACACATCATTGcacatctcttgaattaaaaaaaaaaaatcgtaaaCAAAATCATAATATATGTAAATgtttttgtaatttaattgctTGTTGAATCAATAGGGTTTTtcctttttaaaaaattaaaaaataaaataaaatgtttcTTTGAAAACTATATATTTATCATTATCAAATAAATTAAGGAGTTATATTTATATCATTTGATCAAGACATACTATATCAAGGAAAGCTAATATAATTAAGCTATAAGTGTGTCATCCCAATCATTTCATAATCATATAGCCTGTATATATAATAAATAGCCTTAACtattattttttgaattataTATCAAGTACCACCACAATATTATTGTACAAAATGAGTCACAAATCGCACATCCTCTTTCTTTTCAATGCTTTAATTATCAATAGGAAAATGTGAATATGGctcttaatttaattaattatggaaTGGTTATTAGTTGCTACCACTAGTTGTTTTCATTAATTTTAGACTATGTAGTTAATGCCATAAAAGAAACCCAAAACTGTATAACCATGCCATTATATCTTGGTCGGACCAAAATTGGCTTGCAATTTATATCATCTTTAGTACTAATCTCCGTAAACCCAAAAAACATATTATGTCTTCCTTGATTTTAGTCGaaatgttctttttttttttttttctctcaaatGGATTTGGACTACTATATATCTAGACTGAATAGTTTGATCTCATTGATTTAATCGGAAATTAGACCAGTGATTAGTccaattcaaacttgaaatttcttTTGTGTAATTCAAAATTAACCCGTATAAACTAGCTGAATAATTTACGAACCGGTTAATATAATCAGATTCTAATGAATTtatcaatttatttaaaaaaaaaaattgacggaAGGTTGCAAGGAGCtagagtaatatatatatatataatttatttatttttaaattgtgatataaataaataattatgtgattgatttattttattaacgtATTaacttatattattttatattttataattttttacattgtaaagtatataaaattttctttatttattatgttgtaagatttttatatattaaattgtgtttttaagtatttttattataaaatgttattatttatatccaaaatttaaattaaaaattttaaattattttaatgaattGCATTTTAAAATATAGCTaactttattttaataattattaattttataatatataattaattatatattaattatatttcaatTTAAACCTATTAGAcccttaacttttttttttaaatcttagtaattactgtattattattattattattattattattattgtggaTGTGAATGGCACATCATAAAAGTCAGGAATTCCCTGTATCACGCATGAAGTGGACGCAAACACGGTAGCTACAACGGCCTGTTTTGCATCCTAGCTATAGTTGAGTGTGGCTATTTAGAGGAGAGTACTATACGTTTAACTTTAATTTGTAGGTAGAATTTATAGACAAGTGTTTGATGTCATTTAGGTGTCGCCACCCTTTCAGCTAGCAGCGCCTCCTCGTGAACCAAAATTAACCGCCACCACTCTCCGCCAATTCTCTGCTCTTTATTTACATTAATCCCATCAAATTCAATGCAGATAAGATATTTCTGCATCATCTAGCTCACTCTAGGTTACTGTCAGACCATGTTTGTTTACTTATGACTATTCTGCTTGGACCTGCTCTCTTCGGCCTGATGTGCTCTCCAAATTTGGCCATATCAGATATTCACTTTGCAATCAACTTAAGCTTGCAAGTGTAATAAACATTCTTTTGCAACTTGACAACAAAATTATGAATTCCATTTAGAAACAGTATGTATAGATAGTGAGATGATAATATCATGGTTTTATCCAATGGCATGTGCGCctttcttatttattatgtatgcGTTTTTTCTTAacaatcataaaaataattttactaatttaaagtaaaacataaactaaaatattaaatatatgtgGGGTTTAATTAACCAATTATTAATTCAActggttttaattttatttttaaaattaaaaaataatttttacataaaaaattatttagctTGTAGAGATATTAATGATCCTCTGTTTTTTGTACTAAAGATAGAAGTTTGTACTAAAGATTCAACTTTTAAGAGATATTTtcccattttttttattttcttttttataaagTTAAGGTGcataattatatatttgaagttcaACTCAAAGTTTTAAATGCTTTGATATTAATTAAGAATATTTTGTTGTTTTTGTTGACTTTTTATAGCAATAGAAATACAAATTTCGTTGTTGTGTATGAATATTGTTCTATATTAgtataaatatgatttatttttatatatgcaAATATTTACTGTTTTTTAAAGATGAATATGAGCATTTCATATTGAATTTTGAATGTTGTTTAAAGGATTGTGAATAATATCTCTTGAGTGAAGTTGAGTGTTCGATTATTGTGGATGGATAATATGCCTATTGAGAGCACTTTATCTTTTAGAAAGTCGGCCTGGCGTGAGCGGAATTAGTCTTGATCCATCAAGTTGGGGATAGttatgaaatattaaaaaaaaaagaattatgaATAATTACATCATTTTCTTGAAGATCACATAGAAATGCAGCAAGTTTGTAAATAGTatgatttacatcaaaagaaattaaaGCTCTATCTAAACATTGAATTTTTTTCACTTAAAAATGTGAATGAGTCAATTATTATGCTTGTATAGAGCTGTAAATAAATCAAACTATTTGAGAGTTGCTCAAAACTCAACTCAATAAAAGTTGAATTAGGCTCGGCCGTTTAAAAAATGAGCCAACTTTGAACTCAATTTTTATGTCCGTTTAATAAATGAGTTAAGCTCAAACTTCGTGGTATTCAACTCGTTAAAACTCGTGAGTCAAATCATTTACAGACTCGTTAATAAAATCATGAACAAActcatttataaaaatatttatattaattattatattttattatatgataaatatttattattttatttattagtatcctaaaaataatatattatttagaatgatgatataatcaatatataaaatttacattttagtttgaatttcataaccctaaacttaaaatttacgaaTCGAACTACTCGTGAACTATTCAAGACTCagtttgaaaaaaaaatagtttGGCTCGGCTCGTTTTCGAAACAAGCCAAGCTTGAGCAATAATGACGTTTCAAGCAAGAACGCACTGCCTACTCTCCACATCCTTTTGTTTTTACAAGCATATTTTCTGCCAACACTTTTTCTTTCTGAAATCTCTCAAACAACTGAAAAGAGATTGCAAGATGAATGGACTTTGCTAAAATATTCCACCAATAGAGCAAATGTACAAGACCACAAGAGAACAACTGCTTGATATCAAGGGAGaaatattagaatttttttttttttttgagtggaagatttttttttaatcttttaaaatattaaaaaaatggttatataaatcttattttataataaacactaaatttaaaaatttaaatttaataaattcctCATGTGAAGATGatcatttttttcataaaaaataacatAGTATTTCTCTGCAAAATATTAATATCGTTTT contains these protein-coding regions:
- the LOC110666118 gene encoding WUSCHEL-related homeobox 2-like — its product is MDTGGPGGGQVNSRWNPTQEQISMLESLYKQGIRTPSADQIQQITSRLKDYGHIEGKNVFYWFQNHKARQRQKQKQESLAYINRYLRKPHQPVFARPCPNGVYLHLLLHSKLSLHANGLDMRESKIKG